In the bacterium genome, one interval contains:
- a CDS encoding Ig-like domain-containing protein, which translates to MLGPRALAVGALLMAAAPAAAVTHVCGTLTADATWVGGEVYVMDCTVTVPAGRTLRVEPGAVVKLGLRDFFVDGELIAAGSPAAPVVFTSLEDDAWGGDTNGDGPSAGQPGQWAALTFNPGSRGRLSDAILQYGGGFYFHYSSKALLRNFGGDVALERVTLRGSAVYGLYAASPVNVTESVVGDNGDWGLYYDGLGDGAPLAIVDNVFSGPYPGLLRLGGEHGMVTLRGNRIEGAASGFSLRGELRAPLEWDNDPSFVMIVSSDLRVAPSGSLRLAPGSIVKLTFGSFNGGELIVEGTLEAAGSPEAPVVFTSLEDDAWGGDTNGDGALTAAAPGQWSAITFAAGSRGRISDAIIRYGGGYYFHYSSKALIRAFSDDVVLDGVELSGSGRYGIYAENGPMLVRRGRITDNAEHAVFNQTPALAVDARRCWWGDPSGPAHPTRNPAGQGGRVSDGVLFFPWAVDEQGTLATQVLLGGPSRVSPGDTVDYAVSYFAGEAIDDAVLKVALPAGAEYVAGDGVFWARNGEVFWTLGDLAPFSEGIRSVRLRFPWGLSEARRIARGLLDGSNVDGGGHEFDTAPYYAYARPPAGAAETLDAEQIAPLIAARTDVAAMVDAARAAGLTLIGGARWARQDRSSLEALLIGPSETRSITWDDAGLLALALRPEGAVIADASGALRIDSGDGAVTADGAWAEAGPAAPATTAAEAISKGACLNNCIVQGGISLAETGGLAPQAVSPRLATQQILSRRLWPTLTSKACQTICARLGDCGLCLQALLDEKQGLPEIEDLLFTCSRGCDDAGTRRTARCDYTRQLPPPEPPPILVCEGGIAAHGVSVSVLRCDQTTGAWRREPGLAFECLCLAQDSRAEVTCTQQGIGVACSTVPDRATSATRCGDTYTPRTVAQGYEGYCTARRFTGYWGTPPAAAGLVSAAATLGEGDCSEVSTTVRVARDPNEKAGASGDVVPGDLLTYTVAFENEGAGRAYGVYVVDDLSPHLDESTLDLMGAGTFYPTTRTILWDVGELAPKGEAGSTGERTFTVRVRADAASGTVIANQAVVYFPSVPEETATNTVVNAVQPVAATPQTLATDYATPIAITLRGRDAAGAALAFAVDRQPANGVLTGTPPNLMYLPEENFVGQDRLTFTASNGVSESLPAAVIIVVQPSPADVRPPQVVWTYPPDGAAWPAPPTAPLLSDASGPLYGPALAIGFSELMDAATIDADSFAVRDQRGRPIEAQVSWDAAAYRALLAPRAPWERGRYTATVTDAARDASGNPLPAAYAWTFRVGECVGDCNGDGMVSIDELIRGVNIALGSQPVAACPSFDANGSGTVDIAELITAVNAALAGC; encoded by the coding sequence ATGCTCGGGCCTCGAGCTCTCGCGGTCGGCGCCCTGCTCATGGCGGCCGCTCCGGCGGCGGCCGTGACCCACGTGTGCGGGACCTTGACCGCCGACGCGACCTGGGTTGGCGGCGAGGTGTACGTGATGGACTGCACCGTCACCGTGCCCGCCGGCCGCACGCTGCGCGTCGAGCCGGGGGCGGTGGTGAAGCTCGGGCTGCGCGACTTCTTCGTCGACGGCGAGCTCATCGCCGCCGGCTCGCCCGCGGCGCCGGTGGTGTTCACCAGCCTCGAGGACGACGCCTGGGGCGGCGACACCAACGGCGACGGGCCGAGCGCCGGCCAGCCCGGCCAGTGGGCGGCGCTGACCTTCAACCCCGGCAGCCGCGGCCGCCTGAGCGACGCGATTCTCCAGTACGGCGGCGGCTTCTACTTCCACTACAGCTCGAAGGCGCTGCTGCGGAACTTCGGTGGCGACGTCGCGCTCGAGCGGGTGACGCTGCGCGGCAGCGCCGTGTACGGGCTGTACGCCGCGAGCCCGGTCAACGTCACGGAGAGCGTCGTCGGCGACAACGGCGACTGGGGCCTCTACTACGACGGCCTCGGCGACGGCGCGCCGCTGGCGATCGTCGACAACGTCTTCTCCGGGCCGTACCCGGGGCTGCTCCGGCTCGGCGGCGAACACGGCATGGTGACGCTGCGCGGCAACCGGATCGAGGGCGCGGCGAGCGGGTTCTCGCTGCGCGGCGAGCTGCGCGCGCCGCTGGAATGGGACAACGACCCGAGCTTCGTGATGATCGTCTCCAGCGACCTGCGGGTCGCCCCATCCGGCTCGTTGCGCCTGGCCCCCGGCAGCATCGTCAAGCTCACCTTCGGCAGCTTCAACGGCGGCGAGCTGATCGTCGAGGGCACGCTCGAGGCGGCCGGCAGTCCCGAGGCGCCGGTGGTGTTCACCAGCCTGGAGGACGACGCCTGGGGCGGCGATACCAACGGCGACGGCGCGCTCACCGCGGCAGCCCCCGGCCAGTGGTCGGCGATCACCTTCGCCGCCGGCAGCCGCGGGCGCATCAGCGATGCGATCATCCGCTACGGCGGCGGCTACTACTTCCACTACAGTTCGAAGGCGCTGATCCGTGCCTTCAGCGACGATGTCGTGCTCGACGGCGTCGAGCTGTCGGGCAGCGGCCGCTACGGCATCTATGCCGAGAACGGCCCCATGCTGGTGCGCCGCGGTCGGATCACCGACAACGCCGAGCACGCGGTCTTCAACCAGACGCCGGCGCTGGCCGTCGACGCCCGCCGCTGCTGGTGGGGCGACCCGAGCGGCCCGGCGCATCCGACCAGGAATCCGGCGGGCCAGGGCGGACGGGTCAGCGACGGCGTGCTGTTCTTCCCCTGGGCGGTGGACGAACAGGGCACGCTGGCGACCCAGGTACTGCTCGGCGGGCCGAGCCGCGTCAGTCCCGGCGATACCGTGGACTATGCGGTGTCGTACTTCGCCGGCGAGGCGATCGACGACGCGGTGCTGAAGGTCGCGCTGCCGGCCGGCGCCGAGTACGTCGCCGGCGACGGCGTGTTCTGGGCCCGCAACGGGGAGGTGTTCTGGACGCTCGGCGACCTGGCACCGTTCAGCGAAGGTATCCGGTCGGTGCGCCTGCGCTTCCCCTGGGGCCTGTCGGAAGCCCGGCGCATCGCGCGCGGGCTGCTCGACGGCAGCAACGTCGACGGCGGCGGGCACGAATTCGACACCGCGCCGTACTATGCCTACGCGCGCCCGCCGGCGGGCGCGGCGGAGACGCTGGACGCGGAACAGATCGCGCCGCTGATCGCCGCCCGGACCGACGTCGCCGCGATGGTCGACGCCGCCCGCGCCGCCGGTCTGACACTGATCGGCGGGGCGCGCTGGGCGCGCCAGGACCGCAGCTCCCTCGAGGCGCTGCTCATCGGCCCGTCCGAGACGCGCAGCATCACCTGGGACGATGCCGGTCTGCTCGCCCTGGCGCTGCGCCCGGAGGGGGCCGTCATCGCCGACGCCAGCGGCGCCCTGCGCATCGACAGTGGCGACGGCGCCGTGACCGCCGACGGCGCGTGGGCGGAGGCCGGGCCCGCGGCGCCCGCCACGACGGCGGCGGAGGCGATCAGCAAAGGCGCCTGCCTCAACAACTGCATCGTCCAGGGCGGCATCTCCCTGGCCGAAACGGGTGGGCTGGCACCCCAGGCCGTCTCACCGCGCCTCGCGACCCAGCAGATCCTCAGCCGCCGCCTGTGGCCGACGCTGACCTCGAAGGCCTGCCAGACCATCTGCGCCCGCCTCGGCGACTGCGGCCTCTGCCTGCAGGCGCTGCTCGACGAGAAGCAGGGGCTGCCGGAGATCGAGGACCTGCTGTTCACCTGCAGCCGCGGCTGCGACGACGCCGGCACCCGGCGCACGGCGCGCTGCGACTACACCAGGCAGCTTCCGCCCCCCGAGCCGCCGCCGATCCTCGTCTGCGAGGGTGGAATCGCGGCGCACGGCGTCTCGGTGTCCGTCTTGCGCTGCGATCAGACCACCGGCGCCTGGCGACGCGAGCCGGGCCTGGCGTTCGAGTGCCTCTGCCTGGCGCAGGATTCGCGCGCCGAGGTGACGTGCACCCAGCAGGGCATCGGCGTCGCCTGCAGCACCGTGCCCGACCGGGCGACGAGCGCGACGCGCTGCGGCGACACCTACACGCCGCGCACCGTGGCGCAGGGCTACGAGGGCTACTGCACCGCGCGCCGCTTCACCGGCTACTGGGGCACGCCGCCGGCGGCCGCCGGCCTGGTGAGCGCCGCCGCGACGCTCGGCGAAGGGGACTGCTCCGAGGTGTCGACGACCGTGCGCGTGGCGCGCGATCCCAACGAGAAGGCTGGAGCCAGCGGCGACGTCGTCCCCGGCGACCTCCTCACGTACACGGTGGCGTTCGAGAACGAGGGCGCGGGGCGCGCCTACGGCGTCTACGTCGTCGACGATCTCAGTCCCCATCTCGACGAGAGCACCCTCGACCTGATGGGCGCCGGCACGTTCTATCCGACCACCCGCACCATCCTCTGGGATGTCGGCGAGCTGGCGCCCAAGGGCGAGGCGGGCTCGACAGGCGAGCGTACGTTCACGGTTCGCGTCCGCGCCGACGCGGCGAGCGGCACCGTCATCGCCAACCAGGCGGTGGTCTACTTCCCCAGCGTGCCGGAGGAGACGGCGACCAACACCGTCGTCAACGCCGTGCAGCCCGTCGCCGCCACGCCGCAGACGCTCGCCACCGACTACGCCACCCCGATCGCGATCACCCTGCGCGGGCGCGATGCCGCCGGCGCCGCGCTTGCCTTCGCCGTCGACCGCCAGCCCGCCAACGGCGTCCTCACCGGCACCCCCCCGAACCTGATGTACCTCCCGGAGGAGAACTTCGTCGGCCAGGACCGCTTGACGTTCACCGCCAGCAACGGCGTCAGCGAGAGCCTCCCGGCCGCCGTCATCATCGTCGTGCAGCCGTCCCCGGCCGACGTCCGCCCGCCGCAGGTGGTCTGGACCTATCCTCCCGACGGGGCCGCGTGGCCCGCTCCGCCAACGGCGCCGCTGTTGAGCGATGCCAGCGGGCCCCTGTACGGGCCGGCGCTGGCGATCGGCTTCTCCGAGCTCATGGACGCCGCCACCATCGACGCCGACTCCTTCGCGGTCCGCGACCAGCGCGGCCGCCCGATCGAGGCGCAGGTCTCGTGGGACGCCGCGGCCTACCGCGCCCTGTTGGCGCCGCGCGCGCCGTGGGAGCGCGGGCGCTACACGGCGACCGTCACGGATGCGGCGCGGGACGCCAGCGGCAACCCGCTGCCGGCGGCGTACGCGTGGACCTTCCGTGTCGGCGAATGCGTCGGCGACTGCAACGGCGACGGCATGGTGTCGATCGACGAGCTGATCCGCGGCGTCAACATCGCCCTCGGCAGCCAGCCGGTCGCCGCGTGTCCGTCCTTCGACGCCAACGGCAGCGGCACCGTCGACATCGCCGAGCTGATCACCGCCGTCAACGCCGCCCTCGCCGGCTGCTGA
- a CDS encoding proprotein convertase P-domain-containing protein: MSCVVITIVIAWVLALSAPGPARADVCLGDCVGRAGVGADDLRAGVTAIFDPGAAGVCVAAFDRDPDGRVTAAELVAAVIAAQSGCGESSARCAALAAPLAVPDDDADGVASDLVVADPAAVTTLSVSLRIAHTWVGDLRAVLTHLDSGRAVLLLDRPGEPAEPVGCSADDVDCTLADDAALAAEDQCADTPPALAGRLRPAEPLAAFAGEPLAGTWRLQVADLAPGDSGALQGWCLEAAAAPPATPTHTATAAAPTRTATPTRPAATPTATPSSGASPTPTIPATPTVAASLTPTPTRVPTAPGTATATPTNPPGNLIDLAIGGRVATDVGAVVEVLPGSGQGVVAIAATVGGAAGFTDERGLVVSREYDVVATGAAAAQLSGPLLTLPVDASVIEGPVDPDGFYAETFDAASQQWVAVDGMPRYDAAHGAVTFQAPHLSPYRLRLIASGGPHVFLYGWTAPSGHFRLLFYCRTKEPCQLPADGDPAVLPIYPRADADWAAVGGGHAGDPEVPDYLEDLAQALEDGLAALLAIKTSTGAALFATPSYPLPVVVTHTPDASGDSPLGGPLRINARLSDWNEMRTTAPHELVHVLADQHYTILGAVLNRWYFEAIANLWAARAARLSRAEAVTYYRREMATYLRVPLTQSDEGSYYAAADFLDWLETQVGAPLAADVVAADYTRDIDGLAALLAASHGRTLDSLFFEYARLATVGAYDLKPGYLYQIVPGQLFQVLTPDQRGWRVQFNQFNHSVRALSLRTSIARPGLLVAVAERELHDALRGLTTFSYASQAVGPVADIDAFLEAGLAAGQPVTVKNFGAPMTSGVDATILDQIVVTGEQYRPVGEDPHVFDFYFLEAPQATAPAMGRVTWTFDDRGIPPLGFLQTPYVAGFNVYSRGERVNPDRIDPAARQYENPALVDGCGARVTVEDRYGTEWPDPAALQLAAPSGSALCCGQGTACRLAPCATGGAIPHAWTITGGLLPPGFVLDGTTGEIAGTVGVEEREYTVTLQVRDAAGATADYTATILHCGDFNGFRCTVECLY; the protein is encoded by the coding sequence ATGAGCTGCGTCGTCATCACCATCGTCATCGCCTGGGTCCTCGCGCTGTCGGCGCCCGGCCCGGCTCGAGCCGACGTCTGCCTCGGCGACTGCGTCGGCCGCGCCGGCGTGGGGGCCGACGACCTGCGCGCCGGCGTGACCGCGATCTTCGATCCCGGCGCGGCTGGGGTCTGCGTCGCCGCGTTCGATCGCGACCCCGACGGCCGCGTCACCGCCGCCGAGCTGGTGGCCGCCGTCATCGCCGCGCAGAGCGGCTGCGGCGAATCGTCGGCGCGCTGCGCCGCCCTCGCCGCGCCGCTCGCCGTGCCCGACGACGACGCGGACGGGGTCGCCAGCGACCTGGTCGTCGCCGATCCCGCCGCGGTGACGACGCTGTCGGTGTCGCTGCGCATCGCCCACACCTGGGTCGGCGACCTGCGCGCGGTGCTCACGCACCTCGACAGCGGCCGCGCGGTGCTGCTGCTCGATCGCCCCGGCGAGCCGGCCGAGCCGGTCGGCTGCAGCGCCGACGACGTCGACTGCACCCTCGCCGACGACGCGGCGCTCGCCGCCGAGGACCAGTGCGCCGACACGCCCCCGGCGCTGGCCGGCCGCCTGCGTCCAGCCGAACCGCTGGCGGCCTTCGCCGGCGAGCCGCTCGCCGGGACGTGGCGGCTGCAGGTGGCCGACCTCGCGCCGGGCGACAGTGGCGCGCTGCAGGGCTGGTGCCTGGAGGCCGCAGCGGCGCCGCCGGCGACGCCGACCCACACCGCGACCGCGGCGGCGCCGACCCGCACCGCCACCCCGACCCGGCCGGCCGCCACCCCGACCGCGACGCCGAGCAGCGGCGCCTCGCCGACGCCCACGATCCCGGCCACGCCGACGGTCGCCGCGTCGCTCACGCCGACGCCCACGCGCGTGCCGACCGCTCCCGGCACCGCCACCGCGACGCCGACCAACCCGCCCGGCAACCTGATCGACCTCGCCATCGGCGGTCGCGTCGCCACCGACGTCGGCGCGGTGGTCGAGGTCCTGCCCGGCAGCGGCCAGGGCGTGGTGGCGATCGCCGCCACCGTCGGTGGCGCCGCCGGTTTCACCGACGAACGCGGCCTCGTCGTGTCGCGCGAGTACGACGTCGTCGCCACCGGCGCCGCGGCGGCGCAACTCTCCGGGCCGCTGCTGACGCTGCCGGTGGACGCGTCGGTGATCGAGGGGCCTGTCGACCCCGACGGTTTCTACGCCGAGACGTTCGATGCCGCCAGCCAGCAGTGGGTCGCCGTCGACGGCATGCCGCGCTACGACGCCGCCCACGGGGCGGTGACCTTCCAGGCGCCGCACCTGTCGCCCTACCGCCTGCGCCTGATCGCCAGCGGCGGTCCCCACGTCTTCCTCTACGGCTGGACGGCTCCCAGCGGCCACTTCCGCCTCCTTTTCTACTGTCGCACCAAGGAGCCCTGCCAGCTCCCCGCCGACGGCGACCCGGCAGTCCTACCGATCTATCCGCGCGCGGATGCGGACTGGGCCGCGGTGGGCGGCGGCCACGCCGGCGATCCGGAGGTGCCCGACTACCTCGAGGACCTCGCCCAGGCGCTGGAGGATGGCCTCGCCGCGCTGTTGGCCATCAAGACCTCGACCGGCGCGGCGCTCTTCGCGACGCCGTCCTACCCGCTCCCGGTCGTGGTCACCCACACGCCGGACGCCAGCGGCGATTCGCCGCTGGGCGGTCCGCTCCGCATCAACGCCCGCCTGAGCGACTGGAACGAGATGCGCACCACGGCGCCGCACGAGCTCGTCCACGTCCTCGCCGACCAGCACTACACCATCCTCGGCGCGGTGCTGAACCGGTGGTACTTCGAGGCCATCGCCAACCTCTGGGCGGCGCGCGCCGCCCGCCTCTCGCGCGCCGAGGCGGTGACGTACTACCGGCGCGAGATGGCCACGTACCTGCGCGTGCCGCTCACCCAGTCGGACGAGGGCAGCTACTACGCGGCGGCCGACTTCCTCGACTGGCTGGAGACCCAGGTCGGCGCGCCGCTCGCCGCCGACGTCGTCGCCGCCGACTACACGCGCGACATCGACGGCCTCGCCGCGCTCCTCGCCGCGAGCCACGGCCGCACGCTCGACTCGCTGTTCTTCGAATACGCGCGCCTGGCCACCGTCGGCGCCTACGATCTCAAGCCCGGCTATCTCTACCAGATCGTCCCGGGCCAGCTCTTCCAGGTGCTGACGCCCGATCAGCGCGGCTGGCGCGTCCAGTTCAACCAGTTCAACCACAGCGTGCGCGCCCTGAGCCTGCGCACCTCGATCGCCCGGCCGGGACTGCTCGTCGCCGTCGCCGAGCGCGAGCTCCACGACGCGCTGCGCGGCCTGACGACCTTCTCCTACGCCAGCCAGGCGGTCGGTCCGGTGGCGGACATCGACGCCTTTCTCGAAGCGGGGCTCGCCGCCGGCCAGCCGGTGACGGTGAAGAACTTCGGCGCGCCGATGACCAGCGGCGTCGACGCCACCATCCTCGACCAGATCGTCGTCACGGGCGAGCAGTACCGCCCCGTCGGCGAGGACCCGCACGTGTTCGACTTCTACTTCCTCGAGGCGCCGCAGGCGACCGCGCCCGCCATGGGGCGCGTGACGTGGACGTTCGACGACCGCGGCATCCCGCCGCTGGGGTTCCTGCAGACGCCCTACGTCGCCGGCTTCAACGTCTACAGTCGCGGCGAGCGGGTGAACCCCGACCGCATCGATCCGGCGGCGCGGCAGTACGAGAACCCCGCGCTCGTCGACGGCTGCGGCGCGCGGGTCACGGTCGAGGACCGTTACGGCACCGAGTGGCCGGACCCCGCCGCGCTGCAGCTCGCCGCTCCGTCGGGCTCCGCCCTCTGCTGTGGACAGGGCACGGCCTGCCGCCTCGCGCCGTGCGCCACCGGCGGCGCCATTCCGCACGCCTGGACGATCACCGGGGGCCTCCTCCCGCCGGGGTTCGTGCTCGACGGCACCACCGGCGAGATCGCCGGCACCGTCGGCGTCGAGGAGCGCGAGTACACCGTCACCCTGCAGGTGCGCGACGCCGCCGGCGCCACCGCCGACTACACGGCGACCATCCTCCACTGCGGCGACTTCAACGGCTTCCGCTGCACGGTGGAGTGCCTGTACTGA
- a CDS encoding DEAD/DEAH box helicase family protein yields MTPEQEARQQIDALLEACGWAVQDYRRYDPSQGPGVALREAPMKAGFADYLLIANRRPVGIIEAKKPGTHLSGVVEQSAFYGQNLPDLFQGSAPLRFYYESTGVETFFRDAADPAPRSRRVFAFHRPETLAEWQARPDTLRARLQRLPPLATAGMRACQVEAITALERSLAADQPRSLIQMATGAGKTFTACAFTYRLIAHAGARRVLFLVDRANLGRQAKTEFEQFTVPDSGRKLTELYNVQHLLSNALDPVCRVTICTIQRLYSMLRGEELAEDIDEVSGFELAAADGRPREVRYNPALPIETFDVIVTDECHRSIYNLWRQVLEYFDAHLIGLTATPSKQTIGFFNQNLVMEYGHDRAVTDRVNVGYDVYRIRTAVTEQGATVEKGYYVDRRSRETRALRWERLDEDLTYAAAELDRSVVVPSQIRTVLETFRDALAGELFPGRALVPKTLIFAKDDSHAEDVVHICREVFGRGNDFCKKITYKAYNPETRRYEKSEHLIQEFRTSPHLRIAVTVDMIATGTDIKPLECLLFLRDVRSRVYFEQMKGRGTRVLSPTELQAVSGADARVKDHFVIVDAVGVCESDKTDSRPLDRQPTVKLDKLLLGVALGKRDEDALTTLAARLARLDCALDPGQRRQIAAVAGAPPAALSATLLRAVDPDAVAERAGGGADEARLAAARAELIAAACAPFERPAVRDALLELKRVTEQTIDVVTRDRVTERGFSAAAREQAERHVQSFRAYIDQHRAEIAALQILYSRPYAQRLTEAALKELEQKLAAADAQWTPERLADAYRQLRPDRVRGQLRRFTDLVSLVRFALEQEPVLEPFAAHVERRFAEWLAAKSAAGVTFTADQRAWLEKMRDYVIASGSVDRDHLEADNVLGPMYGTFGERLWALMDELNLALAA; encoded by the coding sequence ATGACGCCGGAGCAGGAGGCTCGCCAGCAGATCGACGCCCTGCTGGAGGCGTGCGGCTGGGCGGTGCAGGACTACCGGCGCTACGATCCGTCGCAAGGCCCGGGCGTCGCCCTGCGCGAGGCGCCGATGAAGGCCGGCTTCGCCGACTACCTGCTCATCGCCAACCGCCGGCCGGTGGGCATCATCGAGGCGAAGAAGCCGGGCACCCACCTCAGCGGCGTGGTCGAGCAGTCGGCGTTCTACGGCCAGAACCTGCCGGATCTGTTCCAGGGCAGCGCGCCGCTGCGCTTCTACTACGAGTCGACCGGCGTCGAGACCTTCTTCCGCGACGCCGCCGATCCGGCGCCGCGCTCGCGCCGCGTCTTCGCCTTCCATCGCCCGGAGACGCTGGCGGAGTGGCAGGCGCGCCCCGACACCCTGCGCGCCCGCTTGCAGCGCCTGCCGCCGCTCGCCACCGCCGGCATGCGCGCCTGTCAGGTGGAGGCGATCACGGCATTGGAACGGTCGCTCGCCGCCGACCAGCCGCGGTCGCTGATCCAGATGGCGACCGGCGCCGGCAAGACCTTCACCGCCTGCGCCTTCACCTACCGGTTGATCGCCCACGCGGGAGCGCGCCGCGTGCTGTTCCTGGTCGATCGCGCCAACCTCGGCCGCCAGGCGAAGACCGAGTTCGAGCAGTTCACCGTCCCCGACAGCGGCCGCAAGCTCACCGAGCTGTACAACGTCCAGCACCTGCTCTCGAACGCCCTCGATCCGGTGTGCCGGGTCACCATCTGCACCATCCAGCGCCTGTACTCGATGCTGCGCGGCGAGGAGCTGGCCGAGGACATCGACGAGGTCTCCGGCTTCGAGCTCGCCGCCGCCGACGGCCGCCCGCGCGAGGTGCGCTACAACCCAGCGCTGCCGATCGAGACCTTCGACGTCATCGTCACCGACGAGTGCCACCGCTCGATCTACAACCTGTGGCGCCAGGTGCTGGAGTATTTCGACGCCCACCTGATCGGCCTCACGGCGACGCCGTCGAAGCAGACCATCGGCTTCTTCAACCAGAACCTGGTGATGGAGTACGGCCACGACCGCGCCGTCACCGACCGGGTCAACGTCGGCTACGACGTCTACCGTATCCGCACCGCGGTCACGGAGCAGGGCGCGACCGTGGAGAAGGGCTACTACGTCGATCGGCGCAGCCGGGAGACCCGCGCCCTGCGCTGGGAGCGGCTGGACGAGGACCTCACCTACGCCGCCGCCGAGCTCGACCGCTCGGTGGTGGTGCCGTCGCAGATCCGCACCGTGCTGGAGACCTTCCGCGACGCCCTCGCCGGCGAGCTCTTCCCCGGCCGCGCCCTGGTGCCGAAGACCTTGATCTTCGCCAAGGACGACTCGCACGCCGAGGACGTCGTCCACATCTGCCGCGAGGTGTTCGGGCGCGGCAACGACTTCTGCAAGAAGATCACCTACAAGGCCTACAATCCGGAGACGCGGCGCTACGAGAAGTCCGAGCACCTGATCCAGGAGTTTCGTACCTCGCCGCATCTGCGCATCGCCGTGACGGTCGACATGATCGCCACCGGCACCGACATCAAGCCGCTGGAGTGCCTGCTCTTCCTGCGCGACGTGCGCAGCCGCGTCTACTTCGAGCAGATGAAGGGCCGCGGCACGCGCGTGCTGTCGCCCACCGAGCTGCAGGCGGTGAGCGGCGCCGACGCCCGGGTGAAGGACCACTTCGTCATCGTCGACGCCGTCGGCGTCTGCGAGAGCGACAAGACCGACTCGCGCCCGCTCGACCGCCAGCCGACGGTGAAGCTCGACAAGCTCCTGCTCGGCGTCGCCCTCGGCAAGCGCGACGAGGACGCGCTCACCACCCTCGCCGCCCGCCTGGCGCGCCTCGACTGCGCCCTCGACCCGGGGCAGCGCCGCCAGATCGCCGCGGTAGCCGGCGCCCCGCCCGCCGCGCTCTCCGCCACCCTGCTGCGCGCCGTCGATCCCGACGCCGTCGCCGAGCGCGCCGGCGGGGGCGCCGACGAGGCCCGCCTCGCCGCCGCTCGCGCCGAGCTGATCGCCGCCGCCTGCGCGCCCTTCGAGCGCCCCGCCGTGCGCGACGCCCTGCTCGAGCTCAAGCGGGTGACCGAGCAGACTATCGACGTCGTCACCCGCGATCGGGTCACCGAGCGCGGCTTCAGCGCCGCCGCCCGCGAGCAGGCCGAGCGGCACGTGCAATCGTTCCGCGCCTACATCGACCAGCACCGCGCGGAGATCGCCGCCCTGCAGATCCTCTACAGCCGCCCGTACGCGCAGCGCCTCACCGAGGCCGCCCTCAAAGAGCTGGAACAGAAGCTCGCCGCCGCCGACGCCCAGTGGACCCCCGAGCGCCTCGCCGACGCCTACCGGCAACTGCGGCCCGACCGCGTCCGCGGCCAACTGCGCCGCTTCACCGACCTGGTGTCGCTGGTCCGCTTCGCCCTCGAACAGGAGCCCGTCCTCGAGCCCTTCGCCGCCCACGTCGAACGCCGCTTCGCCGAGTGGCTGGCGGCGAAATCCGCCGCCGGCGTGACGTTCACAGCCGACCAGCGCGCCTGGCTGGAGAAGATGCGCGACTACGTCATCGCCTCGGGGTCAGTGGATCGCGACCACCTCGAAGCCGACAACGTCCTGGGCCCGATGTACGGCACGTTTGGCGAACGGCTGTGGGCGCTGATGGACGAGCTCAACCTGGCGCTGGCGGCATGA